TTCGGGGACGCCAGCACCGAGCAGACGCCCCTGCAAGGCCTGGACCCGGTTGCGGCCATCTACGACCACCCGGCCTTCCGCGCGGCCTACCGCCAGACGGCGCTGCCCGTCAGCGTGCTGCCGGTGGGCGAGCAGCTCACGGCCCTGACCGTCGTGACCAAGAGCAACCCCAGCTTCTCGGCCTTCGTGGCGGGGGTGCCCGTTGACCGCGTCTCGGAAGTGCAGCTCACGCCCGACGGCACCCGCATCCTGCGCCTGCCGAACAGCGGTGTCGTGGACAGCAGCGAGACCCTGGAGGTCGTGACGCTGGAGGCGCGCACCGGCAAGGAACTGCGCCGCGTGACGCTGACGCGGGGCGTGGACTACATCGTGGACTACCCCACCGGCATCGTCACGCTGGTGCGGCCCCTGGAGCGGGTGGACGCGGGCTTCAACGACGTGCGCGTGCTGGCGAGCTACCGGCTGGTGGGCGGGGAGGCGGGCCGCCACCTCGCCTACGGGGTGCAGGTGCGCCAGGAGGGGCAGCACTCCAGCGTGGGCGCGGCGGTCGTGAACCTGGACGGCAAGACGACCTTCGGGGTGCGCGGCACCTTCGACAACGGCATCACGCGCGCCGACACCCGCGTCGCCTACGCGGGCGGCGTGCAGGCCAGCGCCGACCTCAGCACCCGCTTCGGGGACGACACCGCCAGCCTCTCCGCCCGCTACCAGGACGCGGGCTACCAGGGCCTGGCCCCCTTCAACGTCGGGCTGAATGTGGCCGCGAACTACACCGCCGCCCTCGGCCCGAGGTTCGGTGCCGTGGTGGACGGCGAGTACCACGCCACGCCTACGGCGCGGGGCGGCAGCGTCACCGCCCGCGGCGAGTACCGCTTCGCGCCCTTCAGCGTCGGCGCGGGCTTCAAGTCCGCCTTCGGGGACACGCACGGCCTGGGCGTGGTCGGCAGCGTGGGCTACCACCGCGCCCCGCTGGACGTGGACGTGGTGCATACCCAGCCCCTCACCGGGAATCTGGACACCACCACCGCCATCAGCACCCGCTACCGCCTGACCGACAAGGTGACGCTGGGCTTTGCCGACAAGATCACCTGGGGCATCGGCCAGGCCGCCGCGCTGACGCTCGACACCATGATCGGCAACGTGAACTACGCGGTGGGCTACGAACTTCCCACCGCCAGCGGCGAGGGCAACCGCGCCCGCTTCGGTGTCTCCACGGCCCTGCCGCTGAACGAGCGCACCACCGTCGGCCTGCGCGGCAGCGCCCTCTACGACGTGACGGGGGGCCAGGCCGAACTCGCGGGCGGGGCCGACCTGAACTACAGGGCGGACACCTTCAGCGCGGCGGCGGGCATCGACCTCAGCTACCGCGCGGGCCAGCTCGGCACCGTGGTGCGTGGCGGCATCACTGGCAGCGTCACGCCCCACCTCACCCTGACCGCCGACGGCCTGGCCGAGTTCGGCGCGGGCAAGAACGGCCAGCGCCTGGCCCTGGGGTACGCTTACCGAAACAGCACCGTGAACAGCTTGGGCTACCTGCGCTATGTCCAGGGCACGCTGGCCGCTGGAACGCCCGAACTGGACAGCGGCCTCAGCGCCGAGTACCGCCAGCCACGTTATGCCGTGCGCGGCGGCGTGGATACCCGCACTCTGCTGAACGATGCCGGCAGCTTCACCGCGCAGGCCTCGCTGGGGGGCACGGCCTACCTGGGCGACCGTTTTGGGGTGGGAGTCTGGGGCCGCCTGCTGACGCAGCCCTCTACGAACACCACAGCGCTCGGCTACGGTGTGGAAGGCAGCTTCCTGGCCTTGCCGGGCACCTGGCTGACCGCCGGCTACAACTTCAGGGGCTTCGAGGGCCTGCCCAGTGCGGGCATGTACACCAAGCAGGGGGCGTACCTGCGGCTGGACTTGACACTGGATGAGACGCTGGGAGGAAAGAAGTGAAGCGACTGCTCCAAAAGCTCCTGCCGTTCCTGGGCCTGTTGAGTGTCTCGGCCTCCGCCCAGACGAATACCGGAATCAGCAGCACCCCCCGTATGCAACAGTCTGGCCGCGTCGACTATGTGGCGCTGGGGGCCAGCTTCCGAACCGACAACGGCAACGGTGGAAACACCTGTACGGTCAAAACGGGGACCACGACGACCTCGACCGGGAGCGGCAACTTGCCCAATGGCGAGGTCGTCGCCAACAACGCCGTTGTCCAGGCGTCTGACCGCTCTGCCGCACAGCTCGTTCCTACGGGATCGACCATCAAGGCCGCTTACCTGTACTGGGTCGCCTCACAGAACAGTGACGATCCGGCCTCTGCCGACAAACAGGTGACCTTCATCGTCAATGGCGTACCGAACACGGTGACGGCCAGTCGGGTATGGACGGGGGTCAACAGCAACGGCGGCAGCATGGGGGCTTTTGCCGACGTGACCGGGCTGATGGGCAGCGTCACCGCGGCCAACGCCACCATGCGCATGGATGGGCTGAGTATCCAGAACAATGGCGATCAGTGCAGGAACGCCACGGTGCATGGTGCCTGGACGCTGTACATCGTGTACGAGAACGCGGGTCTGAGCAGCAAGCTCATCTCCTTTTACGATGGCCTGGAGTACATCGGCGGCAGTGCGGGGATCGCCAACAAGACCATTACGGCCAGTGGCTTCTCGGTGCCCAATGCCAGCAGTCTCGACCGTGTCTCCAAAGTCAGCGTCATGGTGGCCGACGGGGATTACGACGCGGCGGGCGACAGCCTGAGTCTGAAATCCAACCTGAACACCGCCGCGACCACCCAAAGCTCGGCCAGCCGGGGCGCTGGCAACTTCTTCGGGGGGGTCGTTTCCGCCGCAGCGGAAGACGGCACGGAAACGCGGCAGACGGGATCGGTCAACACGGCGGCCTCCACCACCGGCGGGCTGGACATCGCCACCATTTTCGCGCCCACCAGCGTGATTCCTGCCGGAACCGGCACCATCACGGCCACCATCGATTCTCAGGCTGGGGAACTGCTGATCACCCACAGCCTGGTGGTGATGGCGAACACGTCCAACGCGAATGTCCGCATCGCCAAGACGCTGGAGGGCACCGCCACGACCTACCGGGTCGGTGACGCCCTGAAATACCTGTTGACGGTCGACAACCGCCAGGGAACCTATGAAGCGCTGAATGTGGTGACGACCGACACCCTCCCCAGGGGCCTCACGTACAACGGCACCGAAATCAGCTACGACGGCGGCACCAGCTGGGCGGCCCTGAGCGGCGTGACCACCAGTGTCGACGCCACGGGGGTGACCACCATCACCCTGCCCGCCGTGCGTCGCCTGGACAACGACGGCAAAGTCTGGGGCGGCACCGGCAGCGTCGCCACCCAGCTCGGCACCCAGGACGTGAAATACCGTCTCAGTGTCACCGCCAACGGTGCGGTCACCGGCAGCCTGAACAACCAGGCCAATGTCACGACCGGCAGCGCCGAGACCGCCACCACGGACAACAGCAGCAGTGCCAGTGTGACCATCCTGCCCCAGGCCGACCTCGCCGTCACCAAGACCGACGGCGTCTCTTCGGTCATGTACGGCAGCGATACGGTCTACACGGTCCGCGTGACCAACGCTGGCCCGGCGGCCGTGACGGATGCCGTCCTTCAGGACCCCGCCGTGAGCGGCTTGAGCGTCTCCGGCGTGAGCTGCTCGGCGGCCACGGGCAACAGGTGTGCGGCACCGCCGACCGCGGCCCAACTCCAGAGCACCGGGGGTGCCACCCTGCCGGCACTGGCCTCCGGGGAATTCTTTGAACTCCAGGTGACGGCCAACGTCACGGCGAGCGGGAGCGTGACCAATACCGCCCAGGTCAGCCTGCCCTCGGGCAGCGGCGTGACGGACCCGGTCCCCGGCAACAACACGGCGGCCGACACGGACAGCGTCGTGCTGCCGTCCGGCCCCGCGGTCCCTCCGGGTGTCTGGAGTGCCAGCACCTGCCTGGACTTCAGCGGGGTGGCCCTGAGTGTCAACGGGGCACCTGTCACCAAGACGCTCACGACGCCTGAAGGGGTGCTGATCACCTACACCCTCGATGTCACCAGCAATGCCCAGTACGGCACGGGCAACACCCCCAGCAACCCCAGTGGCGAAGCGGTCCTCAACGGCTACGTTCCAGGCTCCTGGAGTGGCGACCGCTGGGACGACTACTTCGGCAGCGGCAAGACGAATGCCGTGGTGAACCGGCCCGTGGGCCGCAAGGTGGGCTATACCCTGAGCGCTTATGCCACCTACGGCGGCCAGGCCGTGCCCCTCACGCTGCTGACCGGCAGTGCCGAGGACGACGCCAGCAACGAGTACGTCATGACCACCACCAACGGCACCCCCTTCGCGGTGGTGGACCGCACGGTCGCGTCGACGGTCAACGGCACCCTCACCGTCTCGGGCAGCGGCACCACCGCCAAAATGACCGTGGACTCCGCAAACGGCAACTTCCTGCTGCTCGGCACCACCAAGATGGACGCGACGGCGGCGGCCCCCCTGGTGCTGACCAACGAGCTGGCGGGCAACGGGGCCACCGCGCAGGGGTACTGCCTGGCCTACACCTACGACCGTGGGGACGCGCCCAGCAGCTACCTCAGGGCCGCCCACCTCCAGTACCTCAGCTTCGGGACGACCCTGGCGAACGGCACCTACAACCTCAGGGACGCGGCCGTCGCCCCCTCCGCCGCGACCAGCCGCACCTCGGCCTTTCTGGGAGGCCAGCCGACCAGCGAGGCCACCGAACGCGGCACCAACGGCACGGCCGACAGTGACGACGCCGTCCCCGGCACGCTGCCGACCCTCGGCAACAACGCGGCGACCTACAGCGTGACTCTGGCCTACACCAACGCCTCCGGTGCCCCAGTGACGCTGGCGGGCTGGGTGGACTTCGACGGCAACGGCACCTTTGACGCGGGTGAGCGCACCACGACCAGTCTGGTGGCGGGCAGTGGCAATGTCACCCTCACCTGGAACGGCATCAGCGCGAATAGCAACAGGTCGGCGGCCCGCTACGCCCGCTTCCGGATCAGCAGTGACGCGACCAGCGCGGGCAATCCCAGCGGCACCGCCCCCGACGGTGAGGTCGAGGACTATCCGGTGCCTTATAGCGTCACGCCCGATCTCACCCTGACCAAGGCTGGCCCGGCCTATGCCAAGCCCAGCACCGTCGCCAATACCGATCCTGCCGCCGGTCCGGTCGTGGCCGCCGGGGACAGCTTCATCAGCTATACGCTCACGGTCAATACCGCTGGAGCCGACGCTACCGGGACCACGACCGTCACCGATACCCTGCCCGCTGGCCTGAGCTGGACGCCGTCTGGCAACTACACGGCCGGCCCCGGCAGCTGGACCTGTGGCGTTTCCGGCCAGACCATTACCTGCACGACCAGTAGTACCATCACCGTCGGGACGCCCCAGACCATCACCCTCAACAACGTCCGGGTCGGCCCCGGCACGGCGGCAGGCGCGACCTTTACCAACACGGCGACGGTCGCCAACCCCAACGAGGCTGCGGCGGACAAGAACGCGGGGAACACGGGAACCGCCAGCACCAAGTTGGTGCTGACGCAGGTGACCAAGGAAGTGCGGCTCCTGCCTGGTGCCACCTTCGGGAAGAGCGCGTCCGTGCGGCCCGGTGACGTTCTGGAATACTGCATCGACACCCGGAACCTGGGGGGTGCGGACCTGACGAATTATGTCCTCAGTGACACGCTGAACAGCAGTGGCCGCTCGCTGACCAGCATCACGACCGACACTGCGTATGGCGGCAAGGCCATCAAATGGACCCGCACCCCAGCCAGCGGAACAGCCACCACCGCCAGCTTCACCGCCGTGGCAGGCGACGATGCTGGAACCCTGACGGACAGCAGCCTGTCGGTCAACCTGGGGACGCTGGTCGCCGGGGAGACAGTCCGCACCTGCTTCCAGGTCCAGGTCAGGTAACGCTGGCCGCCGACCCTCCCGCACCCTTCGCCGCCCTGGTCTCCCCGGGGCGGCGCTGGCCTTTGCCCCGCCGCCGTACAATCCCCTGCGTGTCCTCTCACGCCCGCGGCCTGCTGCTTCTCGTTCTGGTGACGGCCATCTGGGGAAGCACCTTCGCCGTGGTCAAG
This genomic window from Deinococcus carri contains:
- a CDS encoding beta strand repeat-containing protein, whose protein sequence is MKRLLQKLLPFLGLLSVSASAQTNTGISSTPRMQQSGRVDYVALGASFRTDNGNGGNTCTVKTGTTTTSTGSGNLPNGEVVANNAVVQASDRSAAQLVPTGSTIKAAYLYWVASQNSDDPASADKQVTFIVNGVPNTVTASRVWTGVNSNGGSMGAFADVTGLMGSVTAANATMRMDGLSIQNNGDQCRNATVHGAWTLYIVYENAGLSSKLISFYDGLEYIGGSAGIANKTITASGFSVPNASSLDRVSKVSVMVADGDYDAAGDSLSLKSNLNTAATTQSSASRGAGNFFGGVVSAAAEDGTETRQTGSVNTAASTTGGLDIATIFAPTSVIPAGTGTITATIDSQAGELLITHSLVVMANTSNANVRIAKTLEGTATTYRVGDALKYLLTVDNRQGTYEALNVVTTDTLPRGLTYNGTEISYDGGTSWAALSGVTTSVDATGVTTITLPAVRRLDNDGKVWGGTGSVATQLGTQDVKYRLSVTANGAVTGSLNNQANVTTGSAETATTDNSSSASVTILPQADLAVTKTDGVSSVMYGSDTVYTVRVTNAGPAAVTDAVLQDPAVSGLSVSGVSCSAATGNRCAAPPTAAQLQSTGGATLPALASGEFFELQVTANVTASGSVTNTAQVSLPSGSGVTDPVPGNNTAADTDSVVLPSGPAVPPGVWSASTCLDFSGVALSVNGAPVTKTLTTPEGVLITYTLDVTSNAQYGTGNTPSNPSGEAVLNGYVPGSWSGDRWDDYFGSGKTNAVVNRPVGRKVGYTLSAYATYGGQAVPLTLLTGSAEDDASNEYVMTTTNGTPFAVVDRTVASTVNGTLTVSGSGTTAKMTVDSANGNFLLLGTTKMDATAAAPLVLTNELAGNGATAQGYCLAYTYDRGDAPSSYLRAAHLQYLSFGTTLANGTYNLRDAAVAPSAATSRTSAFLGGQPTSEATERGTNGTADSDDAVPGTLPTLGNNAATYSVTLAYTNASGAPVTLAGWVDFDGNGTFDAGERTTTSLVAGSGNVTLTWNGISANSNRSAARYARFRISSDATSAGNPSGTAPDGEVEDYPVPYSVTPDLTLTKAGPAYAKPSTVANTDPAAGPVVAAGDSFISYTLTVNTAGADATGTTTVTDTLPAGLSWTPSGNYTAGPGSWTCGVSGQTITCTTSSTITVGTPQTITLNNVRVGPGTAAGATFTNTATVANPNEAAADKNAGNTGTASTKLVLTQVTKEVRLLPGATFGKSASVRPGDVLEYCIDTRNLGGADLTNYVLSDTLNSSGRSLTSITTDTAYGGKAIKWTRTPASGTATTASFTAVAGDDAGTLTDSSLSVNLGTLVAGETVRTCFQVQVR